From one Pelecanus crispus isolate bPelCri1 chromosome 21, bPelCri1.pri, whole genome shotgun sequence genomic stretch:
- the CDS2 gene encoding phosphatidate cytidylyltransferase 2, translated as MAMRSGRPPSLPPRRRQLRTDARPSWRRRPHIRESESENKLDGETASDSESKSEFGGSLPVPTSDDTPEVLNRALSNLSSRWKNWWVRGILTLAMITFFFIIIYLGPMVLMTIVMCVQIKCFHEIITIGYNVYHSYDLPWFRTLSWYFLLCVNYFFYGETVTDYFFTLVQREEPLRILSKYHRFISFALYLTGFCMFVLSLVKKHYRLQFYMFGWTHVTLLIVVTQSHLIIHNLFEGMIWFIVPISCVICNDIMAYMFGFFFGRTPLIKVPLPKKTWEGFIGGFFATVLFGLLLSYVMSGYRCFTCPVEFNNDTNSFTVDCEPSELFQLQEYNIPLVLQSVVGWKTVRMYPFQIHSIALSTFASLIGPFGGFFASGFKRAFKIKDFANTIPGHGGIMDRFDCQYLMATFVNVYIASFIRGPNPSKLIQQFLTLRPDQQLHIFNTLKDHLVDKGMLGSLEEA; from the exons GAGTCAGAGTCTGAGAACAAGCTGGATGGAGAGACAGCATCAGACAGCGAAAGCAAATCTGAATTTGGAGGATCCCTCCCGGTGCCGACATCAGATGACACTCCGGAGGTCCTGAACAGAGCTCTCTCCAACCTGTCCTCAAG ATGGAAGAATTGGTGGGTAAGAGGCATCCTCACGCTGGCAATGATcactttcttcttcatcatcatctACTTGGGACCCATGGTCTTAATGACGATA GTGATGTGTGTCCAGATCAAATGTTTCCATGAGATTATCACTATTGGCTATAACGTGTACCACTCCTATGACTTGCCGTGGTTCAGGACGCTCAGCTG GTACTTCCTGCTCTGTGTAAACTACTTTTTCTATGGTGAGACTGTGACAGATTATTTCTTCACCCTGGTTCAGAGAGAGGAGCCCCTGCGAATTCTCAGCAAATACCACCGCTTCATTTCTTTCGCCCTATACTTAACAG GTTTCTGCATGTTTGTCTTGAGTCTGGTGAAGAAACATTATCGCCTCCAGTTCTATATG TTTGGATGGACCCATGTGACGTTGCTAATTGTTGTTACCCAGTCGCACCTCATCATTCACAACCTGTTTGAAGGAATGATATG GTTCATCGTCCCAATTTCCTGTGTGATCTGCAATGACATCATGGCGTACATGTTCGGGTTCTTCTTTGGCCGCACCCCACTCATCAAGGTTC CTCTCCCAAAAAAGACCTGGGAGGGTTTTATTGGAGGATTTTTTGCCACCGTTTTGTTTGGACTGCTG CTGTCCTACGTAATGTCCGGGTACCGGTGCTTCACCTGTCCAGTGGAGTTCAACAACGACACCAACAGCTTCACAGTGGACTGTGAGCCATCCGAGCTGTTCCAGCTACAGGAGTACAACATCCCCTTGGTGCTGCAGTCCGTGGTGGGCTGG aagacaGTCCGGATGTACCCCTTCCAAATCCACAGCATCGCACTGTCTACTTTCGCCTCCCTCATTGGGCCATTCGGAGGCTTCTTTGCTAGTGGATTTAAGAGGGCCTTCAAAATCAAG GACTTTGCCAACACAATCCCAGGGCACGGAGGTATCATGGACCGCTTTGACTGTCAGTACCTGATGGCTACCTTTGTTAACGTGTACATCGCAAGTTTTATCAG AGGTCCTAACCCAAGCAAACTGATCCAGCAATTCTTAACGTTGCGGCCAGACCAGCAGCTCCACATCTTCAACACGCTAAAAGACCACCTTGTTGACAAGGGTATGTTAGGTAGTTTGGAGGAGGCATAG